A genomic region of Haliotis asinina isolate JCU_RB_2024 chromosome 1, JCU_Hal_asi_v2, whole genome shotgun sequence contains the following coding sequences:
- the LOC137258751 gene encoding uncharacterized protein codes for MEFFLKLESSDDLQHALNIFSEYCKTWKLNVNISKTKAVIFSKGSCKKCHLFKLDDENIEVVKEYIYLGILFNNNGRFCKGIKRLHAQASRAMYAVLRKIRMLDMPLDCQLKMFDQIVQPILLYASEVWGYENTQLIERLHLKFCKYILKVKMTTPDYMVYGELGRYPLDISIKIRMLSHWCKMLVLPHKLSSKIYSLMYNLKSACPNYTFNLLSAIENILRDTGFYHVWMSQSIVSPNVLKTNVKRVLIDQFYQSWNATTNASSKGKYYILYKEVHNLNPNLLELLPNLRIWYTRFRTANHRLPIETGRWTSIAVSDRKCTLCNDAVGEEYHFLLICSGLATLRNKYLPRYFCNNPSLDKFISIMKSHYKPLTLKLAKYIKEGLCLYK; via the exons ATGGAGTTTTTCCTCAAGCTTG AATCAAGTGATGATCTTCAGCATgcattaaatattttctcagaatactgcaaaacatggaaactgAATGTTAATATATCAAAAACTAAGGCTGTAATATTTTCCAAAGGAAGTTGTAAAAAATGTCACCTCTTCAAActtgatgatgaaaatattgaggttgtaaaagaatacatttatcttggtattttgtttaacaataatGGACGTTTTTGTAAAGGTATTAAACGACTTCATGCTCAAGCTTCCAGAGCCATGTATGCAGTATTGCGAAAAATAAGAATGTTAGATATGCCACTAGACTGCCAGTTAAAAATGTTTGACCAAATTGTACAACCCATATTACTGTATGCCTCAGAAGTATGGGGATACGAAAATACACAGCTCATAGAACGTCTCCATCtaaagttttgtaaatacattcttAAGGTTAAAATGACAACTCCTGATTACATGGTATACGGCGAGCTGGGCCGATACCCGCTAGATATCTCTATAAAAATCCGAATGCTTTCTCATTGGTGTAAAATGCTAGTACTCCCACACAAACTGTCATCCAAAATATACTCTCTCATGTATAACCTGAAGTCAGCCTGTCCTAATTATACGTTTAACTTACTTTCGGCAATAGAAAATATCTTACGGGATACTGGCTTTTACCATGTATGGATGTCACAGTCTATTGTTTctccaaatgttttaaaaactaaTGTTAAACGGGTTCTCATTGATCAGTTTTATCAGTCATGGAATGCAACAACAAATGCTTCCTCAAAAGgcaaatattacattctttaTAAAGAAGTACATAATCTAAATCCCAATCTTCTGGAACTGCTTCCAAATCTTAGAATATGGTATACACGCTTCAGGACAGCTAACCACAGATTACCTATAGAAACTGGAAGATGGACAAGTATCGCTGTTTCTGATAGGAAATGCACACTATGTAATGATGCAGTGGGCGAAGAATACCACTTCCTTCTAATATGCTCAGGTCTAGCAACGCTAAGAAATAAATATCTGCCTAGGTACTTCTGTAATAATCCTTCATTAGATAAATTCATCTCAATAATGAAATCACATTATAAACCACTCACTTTGAAATTAGCTAAATATATCAAGGAAGGTTTATGTCTGTACAAATGA
- the LOC137285727 gene encoding sulfotransferase 1B1-like, protein MSLVTLQDKEGHSMKVLSSNGHLFHSVTLPISYDEHLENIGDLEVRHDDVLFCAYPKSGTHWLWEVTNMVMNGRAEYSKDRNDVGMLDFIHRDNIDNLTSPRILNTHFRPCHLPRQVVTKKPKVILVIRHPKDIAVSYYNMVRGKKDAANNTVDKLKPQDTYEGKWKHFLDMFLDGKVPYGSWFDYIEAWDTIMRENPDLPVHVVRFEDMKKDPVEQVKKLANFLGSDIGHQTCEEIADACSFHKLKKACHGTKDMLCAISWKAGGGLFRKGRAGEWKNWFDETQNDQFDRVYNKKLSQLSYLNRYQM, encoded by the exons ATGTCTCTCGTAACGCTCCAAGATAAGGAAGGTCACAGCATGAAGGTGCTGTCCTCCAACGGCCACCTGTTCCACTCCGTCACTCTACCAATCTCGTATGATGAACACCTGGAGAACATCGGTGACCTCGAGGTCAGGCATGACGACGTCCTGTTCTGTGCTTACCCCAAATCAG GTACCCACTGGCTGTGGGAGGTCACAAACATGGTGATGAACGGACGCGCCGAGTACAGCAAGGACAGGAACGACGTCGGAATGTTGGACTTCATCCACCGTGACAACATCGACAACCTCACTTCTCCGCGTATCCTGAATACCCACTTCCGGCCCTGTCATCTTCCACGACAGGTGGTTACTAAGAAGCCCAAGGTGATCCTCGTTATCCGCCACCCCAAGGACATCGCCGTCTCCTACTACAACATGGTCAGGGGGAAGAAGGACGCTGCCAACAACACCGTGGACAAGCTCAAGCCCCAGGACACCTACGAGGGCAAGTGGAAACACTTCCTCGACATGTTCCTCGACGGCAAAG TTCCCTATGGCTCCTGGTTTGACTACATCGAGGCCTGGGATACAATTATGAGGGAAAACCCAGACCTGCCGGTGCACGTTGTTCGATTCGAGGATATGAAGAAG GATCCcgtggaacaagtgaagaaaCTGGCTAACTTCCTCGGCTCAGACATTGGTCACCAGACGTGTGAGGAGATCGCCGACGCCTGCAGCTTCCACAAGCTGAAGAAGGCTTGTCACGGGACCAAAGACATGTTGTGCGCCATCAGCTGGAAGGCCGGCGGAGGACTTTTCAGGAAAG GGAGAGCTGGCGAATGGAAGAACTGGTTTGACGAAACCCAGAATGACCAGTTTGACAGAGTATATAACAAGAAACTATCGCAACTATCCTATCTCAACAGATATCAGATGTAG